In a genomic window of Feifania hominis:
- a CDS encoding M42 family metallopeptidase, with translation MNVQELNAILKDFCLTPALCGYESEMAYKIKGYFEKYTDDVRIDKVGNCIATFPGTDPEAPRIMVFGHTDQLGFIVRRIDDDGYIRVDRMGGIPEKVLPAKKLLVGKEDGSGWVPGTFGFKAHHITPASEKYKVNTIPELYIDIGAKSAEEVYAAGIQVGCPVVYAPAFRQLLNDRIAATSVDDRSGCVALVEVAERLSKTPHAATVFVVATVWEEFNLRGAMMANRTCNVDIGICIDGGADCTTPDTRGSANAKMGGGACLKTYTFHGRGTLNGTIVHRGLRDKFVECADRLGLPVQRTAGIGGLTDSAYLQLEGDGVAMLECGNAFRYTHSPNEVCDVKDIKAVGDIVGEMVCSLDKNFKLGRFEK, from the coding sequence ATGAATGTACAAGAACTCAACGCAATTTTAAAGGATTTCTGCCTGACTCCCGCGCTGTGCGGCTACGAGTCGGAAATGGCATACAAGATTAAGGGTTACTTTGAGAAGTACACAGACGATGTGCGCATCGACAAGGTCGGCAACTGCATCGCCACATTCCCCGGCACGGATCCCGAGGCGCCGAGAATCATGGTCTTCGGCCACACCGATCAGCTCGGTTTCATCGTGCGCCGCATCGATGACGACGGCTACATCCGCGTCGACCGTATGGGCGGCATCCCCGAGAAAGTCCTGCCGGCGAAGAAGCTGCTTGTCGGCAAGGAGGACGGCTCCGGCTGGGTTCCCGGTACCTTTGGCTTCAAGGCCCACCACATCACGCCCGCCAGCGAGAAATACAAAGTCAACACCATTCCCGAGCTCTACATTGACATCGGTGCAAAATCCGCCGAGGAGGTCTATGCCGCCGGCATTCAGGTTGGCTGCCCGGTCGTGTACGCGCCCGCGTTCCGTCAGCTCTTAAACGACCGCATCGCCGCCACTTCGGTTGACGACCGCTCGGGCTGCGTCGCTCTGGTGGAAGTTGCCGAGCGTCTGTCGAAGACGCCCCACGCCGCGACTGTCTTTGTCGTCGCAACTGTGTGGGAGGAGTTCAATCTGCGCGGCGCCATGATGGCAAACCGCACCTGCAACGTTGATATCGGCATCTGCATCGACGGCGGCGCCGACTGCACGACCCCCGACACCCGCGGCTCCGCAAACGCCAAAATGGGCGGCGGCGCCTGCCTGAAAACGTACACGTTCCACGGCCGCGGCACTCTCAACGGCACCATTGTGCACCGTGGTCTGCGCGACAAATTCGTCGAGTGCGCCGACCGCCTGGGACTCCCTGTTCAGCGCACTGCCGGCATCGGCGGTCTGACTGACTCGGCCTATCTGCAGCTCGAGGGCGACGGCGTCGCCATGCTCGAGTGCGGCAACGCCTTCCGCTACACCCACAGCCCGAATGAGGTCTGTGACGTCAAGGACATCAAGGCGGTCGGCGACATCGTCGGCGAGATGGTCTGCTCGCTTGACAAGAACTTCAAACTCGGCCGGTTTGAAAAATAA